A stretch of DNA from Perca flavescens isolate YP-PL-M2 chromosome 11, PFLA_1.0, whole genome shotgun sequence:
aaagtaaaaaaaaaaaagaacggtactaaacaacagtcggcgACATTTAAGAGCAACTTGTTTATTACTAAGGCCACATGGCCAAAATTAAAGGATTTAATAGTAATGTAataactagggctgccacctcttagtcgattagtcgactaatcggtcgttttggtcttagtcgactaagatttctttaggattaattgtggagaaactcagttttacagatggttaattaactacatttatattgtgcttttctagtcttaaccacctctcaaagctcacagctctgtcaattaaatcaactaatcgattagtcaacaaaatcctataagtgtttgtcgactaagaatttctttagttgaggacaACCCTactaataactataacttataatacacaataacttatttcaccagtaaatttctgttgaacaacaaaacaagtgtattttacaataactttgaatgcaccgcgaGGCTGTAGGTTACCAGTTTTTCCAACgtcggcagctgctgcgtcCCGGTTGTTGAAATCCAGTcccactttacactgtttaacgttatgAAATCCattcacactttacactgtttaacgttatgAAATCCattcacactttacactgtttaacgttatgAAATCCattcacactttacaccgtttaacgTTATGAAATCCAGTcccactttacactgtttaacgttagctgtcagcattttaaccgtgtttaatccagctgctagctaaagctaggctaacgttacctgctgtagagtgtagtgtaaagtcaggcaccgaaataaggcaccgaaattttcgttcttattcggtcttgtTACTACcgttggcaccgagtttcggtacccaaccctactcggCAGCACCCGTCCGTGAGACCGACTGGGGAGTgtggagggagggaagggaagAGGAAGCAGCAATGTCCTGCGTCTCTGagtccttttctctctctccgtggTTGTCTCCGTGGTTGTCTCGGCGGTTGTCTTCGTCAGCTTCCTGCTGCAGGACGTTGTAGCGCTCCACCACGCAGTGCGCCGTGAGCCGGGCCTCGGGGTCGTGGTCCCAGCACTCGGTGACGGTGGAGCAGAAGACGCTCATCCCCTGGAGGCAGAAAAGACACAAGTCAGGCTGCGTCTACACCGCTACGCCTCGGTTTAACCCACATCTTTGTCTTCCCCGTCGGCCATGTtgcaagtttttatttttctgggtcaaaacgaaaaaaaaactaattcaaaCATTTTGGTTGTCTTTTTCCAGACTTccagttttttgtcacttttttctgtgctttttttttttttgaaaatgttttcacctgaaatggttttcacttcacatgtGTGCTTtatcagggttaattagtggaattatttcccttatttataaaaaaaagcaaagggtggctactttgaagaatctaaaatataagacatgttttcagttatttcacactttttttgttaagtacataattccatatgtgttcattcatagttttgatgccttcagtgagaatctacaatgtaaatagtcatgaaaataaaaaggaaacgcattgaatgagaaggtgtgtccaaacttttggcctgtactgtacataatatatatatatatatatatatatatatatatatatatatatatatatatatatatatatatatatatatatatatacatatatatgtatgtatatggatatatatatatatatatatatatatatatatatatatatgactttttcatgactttttcatgacttttcggcaaatttccatgactgtgttcctgaaaatgtcagttgacattctacaataagaatactaatctgtgttaaagtttaccctcagaggtttaactataaatgaatgataatgtctgtggttcatagtgggattcatcaTATTGCTCCCCGAATACAGCACTGGGGTTAAGAcgacgtgaaaatacatttattaatcacatattatgctttttttaaaaatattccatgacttttcctatACTTTCTGggtgtttttatgtttccaaaacctttcaaGGTCTGgaattttgcatttttcaaattccataacttttgaGTATATAACTGTACTGGGTGAgcatgtgacctctgacctggtGTTGTGTCCACGTTGACGGGATGTCAGGCCGTCCTCGGTCCCTCAGCACCAGGTCTCTCATGCTGTCCACACACGGCTGCTCGCACACTTTGGAGCCAAAGGCCGGCTCGTAGTTCTTCACCTCtgcaccgacacacacacacacacacacacacacacacagagatacacacagacacaaacacgcacaaacacacagacacacacacagagatacacacagatacagatacaaacacacacacacacacacacagacacacacaggcacaaacacacacgcacccacagaaacacggagatacactcacacacacacacacacacacacgaacacacacaaacacaaacaaacacacacacacacacacatacacacacaaacacaaacacacacacacacacacagtcacatacacacacagacacacacacaaacacacacacacacacacacacacacaccaacagacaaacggagatagatagacagacacacacacacacacacacacacacacacacacaaacacacacacacacacacacacacacagagacacacacaacacacacacacacacacacaccaacagacaAATGGagatggacagacacacacacacacacacacacacacacacacacacacagacacaaacaaacacacacacacacacacacacacacacacacaaacacacacacacacacacacagtcacatacacacacacagacacacacaaacacacacacacacacacacacacacacacacacacacacaacagacaaacggagatagatagacagacacacacacacacacacacacacacacaaacacacacacacacacatacacacacacagagacacacacaaacacacacacacacacacacacacacaaacacacacacacacacacacacacacagagacacacacaaacacacacacacacacacacacacacacacacacaccaacagacaAATGGagatggacagacacacacacacacacacacacacacacacacacacacacaccaacagacaaatggagatagacagacacagagacaaacggacacacacacacacacagacacacacaggcacacacacacagacacacacacacacacacacacacacacacacagacacacacagacacacacacacacacacacacacacacacacacacagacacacacacacacacacacacacacacacacagacaaacggagatagacagacacacacaaacacacacaaacacacacacacacagagacacatacacacacagacacagagacaaacggagatagacagacacacacaacacacacacacacacacacacacacacacacacagagacatacacacacagacacagagacaaacggagatacacacacacacacattatacatcACATATGCGTTTCAGGGTTAGGGTGTACGGGggaaattgtttgtttttagttgaAGAATGTCACATGTTCCTGAAGATGGACGCCTAACCCCTCTGACAATCACGTGCACCTACGTAAGTCTTCCTGACAGCGAGGGAAAACCCTGTCTAcggcagaagaagaagaagagaggcaCGTACCCCCGATGGCGTGGCAGCGAGACGCCATCTCCCAGTGCACCAGCGCCATGGAGTAGACATCCATCTGTTTAAAGGCCTCCAGGTCCTCCAGGTTCACCCGGGACTCCAGCACCTCCGGGGCCATGTAGCGAGCTGTCCCGACCTGGACGGGAcaacacagggagagagagagtcctCAACAAAACAGCCCAGAGagaaactacacacacacacacacacacacacacacacacacacacacacacacagacagagagagagacagacacggagacacatagacacatacggAGAAACTAAAAGATCTCAGCCCAGACACTTTAAACTTAAAACACCAACaaataagtgtttgtgtgtgtgtctgtgtgtgtctgtgtgtgtgtgtgtctgtgtgtgtgtgtgtgtgtgtgtgtgtgtgtgcgtgtttgtggggtgtctgtgtgtgcgtgtgtgtctgtgtgtgtgtgtgtgtgtgtgtgcgtgtttgtgtgggtgtctgtgtgtgtgtgtgtgtgcatgtgtgtggccgtgtttgtgtgtgtgtgtgtgtgtgtgcatgtgtgtacgcgtgtttgtgtgtgtgtctgtgtgtgtgtgtgtgtgtgtgtgtgtgtgtatgcgtgtttgtttgtgtgtgtgtgtgtgtgtgtgtgtgcatttgtgtgtatgtgcgtgtgtatgtgtctgtgcatgtttgtgtttgtgtgtctgtgtatgtgtgtgtgtgtgtgtgtgtgtgcgtgtttgtgtgtctgtgtgtatgtgcgcgtgtgtgtgtgtctgtctgtaggtgtgtgtgtatgtgcgtctgtgtttgtgtgtgcatgtgtgtgtgcgtgattgtgtgtgtgtgcatgtgtatgcgtgtttgttagtgtgtgtgtgtgtgtgtgtgtttgtgtgtgtgtatgtgtgtctgtgcatgtttgtgtttgtgtgtctgtgtatgtgcgtgtgtgtgtgtgtgtgtgtgtttgtgtgtctgtgtgtatgtgcgtttgtgcgtgtgtgtgtgtctgtctgtaggtgtgtatgtgcgtctgtgtttgtgtgtgcatgtgtgtgcgtgattgtgcgtgtgtgtgcatgtgtgtatgcgtgtttgttagtgtgtgtgtgtgtgtgtgcatttgtgtgtgtatgtgtgtgtctgtgcatgtttgtgtttgtgtgtctgtgtatgtgtgtgtgtgtgtgtgtgtgtttgtgtgtctgtgtgtatgtgcgtttgtgcgtgtgtgtgtgtctgtctgtaggtgtgtgtgtatgtgcgtctgtgtttgtgtgtgcatgtgtgtgtgcgtgattgtgcgtgtgtgtgcatgtgtgtatgcgtgtttgttagtgtgtgtgtgtgtgtgtgcatttgtgtgtgtatgtgtgtgtgtctgtgcatgtttgtgtttgtgtgtctgtgtatgtgcgtgtgtgtgtgtctgtgtgtgtgcgtgtttgtgtgtctgtgtgtatgtgcgtgtgtgcgtgtgtgtgtgtgtgtgtgtgtgtctgtttgtaggtgtgtgtgtatgtgcgtctgtgtgcatgtgtgtgtgcgtgattgtgtttgtgtgtgtgtgtgtgtgtgtgtgtgtgtgtgagtgtgtgtctgtatgtgtgtgtgtgtctgtgtgtctgtgtgtctgtgtgtgtgtgtctgtgtgtctgtgtatgtgtgtgtgtgtgtgtgtctatgtgtgttttaaattaacttttttgatcACCAGCCAACATGGCTAGGAGATTTTAAAAgtgaacagccaatcagattctcCACTAGCCACTTCTGTTTCTTCCTTACTATCTTTAATTTCAGCTCGTCTGTTTTGTTTGGCGCCGTTCTCTTCGTCTTCTCCGTTTCACGCTAGGCTCGTAGCCAATGGTTGTCTGACAAGTCACGACTTAGTGTTCATGGGAATGCTAGGATTAGTGCTACAAGCAGTGATGTCAGATAAAGGTCCAAATCCACTtctgctagtttgacggtggaaaaaagTGTCCGTGCACCAGGCGCCTGGTTCTAAAGgtttgtccttagtgtcttcattaatcagaggtgtgttttgggggtTCCaggcaatcaaccaatcagagatcatctcccattcatcaaccaatcagagatcagctcccattccctttaaaagccaggcgcgtttggaccttggagcattgctgttatgatggaggatttgcactgtaatatttatatttgtaatcttctgcatgtgtgtgtgtttgtgtgtgtgtgtgtgtgtgtgtgtgtgtgtgtgtgagtgtgtgtgtgcgtgtgtgtgtatgtgctgctgtgcatccctgtgtgtgtaacaagcatagtgtgtgcgcgctgtgcacgagcctaggagcattttactaatgctctgttaaaataacaatgaaatgctgcgttattgactttagaccaggtttttgttggtcaatggtgtgatcacttcccactgcctcaagatagcaatactcccagaatgcacctgaacacacctccctgtaagaccagcacgcccagaatgcacctgaacgcacctccctgtaagaccagcacgcccagaatgcacctgaacgcacctccctgtaagaccagcacgcccagaatgcacctgaacacacctccctgtaagaccagcacgcccagaatgcacctgaacacacctccctgtaagaccagcacgccccagaatgcacctgaacacacctccctgtaagaccagcacgcccagaatgcacctgaacacacctccctgtaagaccagcacgcccagaatgcacctgaacacacctccctgtaagaccagcacgccccagaatgcacctgaacacacctccctgtaagaccagcacgcccagaatgcacctgaacgcacctccctgtaagaccagcacgcccagaatgcacctgaacacacctccctgtaagaccagcacacccagaatgcacctgaacacacctccctgtaagaccagcacgcccagaatgcacctgaacacacctccctgtaagaccagcacgcccagaatgcacctgaacacacctccctgtaagaccagcacgccccagaatgcacctgaacacacctccctgtaagaccagcacgcccagaatgcacctgaacgcacctccctgtaagaccagcacgcccagaatgcacctgaacacacctccctgtaagaccagcacacccagaatgcacctgaacacacctccctgtaagaccagcacgcccagaatgcacctgaacacacctccctgtaagaccagcacgccccagaatgcacctgaacacacctccctgtaagaccagcacgcccagaatgcacctgaacacacctccctgtgagaccagcacgcccagaatgcacctgaacacacctccctgtaagaccagcacgcccagaatgcacctgaacacacctccctgtgagaccagcacgcccagaatgcacctgaacacacctccctgtgagaccagcacgcccatgggccacagatgggcccaggtgcatttgttatttaaacgacgcgggcgctggacgggaaactaaCAACtgtgtcggtcttaaactagcaaagacacttgtgttgGGCTTTGCGCTGTGCCGGGTGCATGATAGGAGCCCTGAGACTGTTCTGTTGTACTTTAAATACATAGCACTCCCCCCGTGTTGGGTTCACCTGTCCACTGTTGGCGTAGTCATCGACGGTGAGCGAGAGCTCGAGTCGTAATGCCAGACCAAAGTCACACAGGGCGCACTCCGTCCTGCTCTTCACCACGATGTTGCTGCTCTTTATGTCCCGATGGGCAACCGGCACCTACAGAGAAATAAAGtacagctgcaaagattaatcaaacAAGTAATTTGAGTTTGAGTcattatttatgaaaaaaaaaaggcagacttGTGTGATGTTAGCTTgttgaatgtgaatattttctagtttcttctctcctctgggacagtaatctgaaaatctttgagttgtggacaaaacaagacatttgacgACAtttatcttgggctttgggaaaacTGAGCCACATTTTAAAGACccaacaactaatccattcatccagaagaTGATCCACACATTAATCCACCATGAGAATAATCGTTGCAACCCAAAACATAAATTAGATCACAGATCACGGTGAGCAAAATTGCATTTCCAGAGAATATAGACTGACGTACCTTTGGTATCCCACTCCATCCAACCATACattcatgtaaatgtgtgtgtgtgtgtgtgtgtgtgtgtgtgtgtgtgtgtgtgtgtgtgtgtgtgtgtgtgtgtctcaatccctcaaagtctcggtcttgataaactctggtcttggtcttaTCTTGgcctcaacccctcaaagtatTGGTCTTGTCTTGGGCTCACTTCCTTAAAAGTCTCAGTCTTGTCTCAgcctcaacccctcaaagtatTGGTCTTGTCTTGGGCTCACTTCCTTAAAAGTCTCAGTCTTGTCTCAgcctcaacccctcaaagtctcggtctaaacCCCTCAAAGTCACGATAATGtatggtctcaacccctcaaagtctcggtcttgtctcggtctcaatcACTCAAAGTCTCAGTAatgtcttggtctcaacccctcaaagtctcggtcttgtcttggtctcaacccctcaaagtctcagtaatgtcttggtctcaacccctcataGTCTTGGTCCTGTCTTGGGCTCGCTTCCTTAAAAGTCTCAGTCTTGTCTCAgcctcaacccctcaaagtctcggtctaaacCCCTCAAAGTCACGATAATGTATGGTCTCAACcactcaaagtctcggtcttgtctcggtctcaatcACTCAAAGTCTCAGTAatgtcttggtctcaacccctcaaagtctcggtcttgatACAATCTGGTCTTGGTGTTGACTTGGTCTTgttttaggtggtcttgactacaacacttcCAGCTGCCTCCAATTCTACAATCAAGCCTTCCTACAAGAATGCTACCCTGCCACACTCACGCAGTCAGTCCGTCTACATTTCCAGAATCAACATAGCTTTTGGGATTTTTCCGTTTTGAACCTTTTCCTAACCATGTTTTTGCTCTCCTTGCAGTTCTGTCagtcctccctccccctccttttGGATCTAGTTCACTTCCTGCTCGCAATTTTTAAGgttgtaaataaatgttcttacAAATTATACTACTACTATAGCCCTTGGGTACCCTAGCTCCACCGTAACAAATTACTtcatccttccatccatccatctgtctatccatccatccttccatccatctcTATTTCCAGAGATTACACACTGATTTACCTTTGGTATCCCACTGGGCGTTGTGTCACTATGGAGATGAGCTACCCCTCTGGCAATGCTGCCTGCCATGGCAACAAGTTCCTCCCAGCTGAGGATGTTTTCCGTGAGGAAGTCCTGCAGGTTCCCGAGGCTGTGATAGGCCAAAACCAGCCAGTACTTCCTGAGCGGGTGGCCACGCGTGCCCCTTTCCTCCGCCGCGAGGAATCGGACCACGTTGTCATGTTCCAGCTTTGCGTCGGAGTAGATGGAGCACTCGTTTCTCCACGAGGCATACTCCACAGCCGGGAACACCTTCACCGCCACTGTTTCGTAACTGTTAACTCCGCCCGTCACCCCCTGCAGCAGGCTCGCCCTCCACACTTCAGCGAAGCGACCTTTCCCCACCAGAACCTCCAGCTTTATCGGCAGCAGTTCTGCCGGCTGCCCCTGCCAGTCCGTCATTTCGTCGTTGGGAGACTGTAATggcaaaaattacattttagcaTGATTCCTCATGTTCTTATGTTTTAATTTGACTTTGCATTTTCtcacaatagacctttttcacggcagacatgttgacctgtcacagtaggaaaagcacaggtgtattcaaaactattaatgatggctgcattccacttaggagagaccctggtattaaacctttactgatggctgcattccccTTAGGAGaagtcctggtattaaacctttactgatggctgcattccccTTAGGAGaagtcctggtattaaaccattaatgatggctgcattccacttaggagagaccctggtattaaaccattactgatggctgcattccacttaggagaagtcctggtattaaaccattaatgatggctgcattccacttaggagaggtcctggtattaaaccattactgatggctgcattccatttaggagaggtcctggtattaaaccattactgatggctgcattccacttaggagaggtcctggtattaaaccattactgatggctgcattccacttaggagaggccctggtattaaaccattaatgatggctgcattccacttaggagaggtcctggtattaaaccattaatgatggctgcattccacttaggagaggtcctggtattaaaccattaatgatggctgcattccacttaggagaggtcctggtattgttcatgctgactcactgaaatatcttactgggacacttgatggaactgagccatcgttaaggttatcagttttagctgggcttttcctactatgacaagtcaaaatgtctgctgtggaaaaggTCCTTACTAAAAGAGAATTtatctcattcccacatgtCTATTCTGATTCTGCTTAACTAACTtggagacatccagtctggagaCGAATGCTTATGGGTTTTGTTTGAActgataaaggtacaaggtcagcCTAAAACTATCTCTCCTGATACAtttagttttcccatgccagttgctgtcactctgaagatgtattTAAGCTCAGAAGCTCGGTAaaagttcggtaaaaaaaatcatgcgaataaagctgagtgtgaaagtgtgtttccatccaacagcttcaaagcgaataaaaacctgttgcgtaatgacgtcacgtgctgttttgcgattaagTTGGTATATCGAatagatttgagacattttaaggtgtttcgttcattttcgcactgaatcgcacaacattcaagcaaacatttgcgaacaaagttttgctagacaacAGTAGTTGTGGTTGTTAATATGAAAAGCGGAGGAAGCTCCGATGGGCCTTTggccgaggatctgatccagctcatcaaaaaggtggaacttgaGACAACGCTTGAGCGTCTTCCATTTACTCCGCAGGACGTCCCATGGCTTGTCGTAACCTTTGTTGGATGTTTCCTTCGCCACTTCCTGAtaaattatggcatttcttagatttttgctatctaaaattaaaaacaattaaattctattaaattaaattcataAAGTCTCTTGTCTCCTCGTTCGTCTGCttacatctgtctttgttgacaccgttcatgtgtgcaaacagagcggaaatactgggcggaaatgaactacaacttcttcttcgttttgtggcgggttgcaaccataaaatgacattaatttattcggcaaataacgtttccatcagcgtttatcgcataagccgtatatcgatcaag
This window harbors:
- the tgfbr2l gene encoding TGF-beta receptor type-2, whose protein sequence is MMARCRTLWTGILALLTAGVPDVHSLSHLSSNLCKWCEATSPLCNDNVCLSNCNLTSFCNAVDEICIAMWRKNNNTMTVHTLCHNPALPLEGVDPRLLLNFTSRECHMVPQPAQDGAMMVCGCHGEHECNDKLIFDKGAHGFSKLQSKDVIPVVVVSLVPPVLVAIVATTAFYFYRTHRPHKPGPPARPAWPTKRTPELYQAFDLPCGGLGARGEGGGGGGMIGPGGQTGESNTKSPNDEMTDWQGQPAELLPIKLEVLVGKGRFAEVWRASLLQGVTGGVNSYETVAVKVFPAVEYASWRNECSIYSDAKLEHDNVVRFLAAEERGTRGHPLRKYWLVLAYHSLGNLQDFLTENILSWEELVAMAGSIARGVAHLHSDTTPSGIPKVPVAHRDIKSSNIVVKSRTECALCDFGLALRLELSLTVDDYANSGQVGTARYMAPEVLESRVNLEDLEAFKQMDVYSMALVHWEMASRCHAIGEVKNYEPAFGSKVCEQPCVDSMRDLVLRDRGRPDIPSTWTQHQGMSVFCSTVTECWDHDPEARLTAHCVVERYNVLQQEADEDNRRDNHGDNHGEREKDSETQDIAASSSLPSLHTPQSVSRTGAAE